The Paenibacillus sp. FSL R7-0345 DNA segment CCGTTGCCCCCCATGTAACAACATTGTCCGCGTGCTTAAATCCGATCACCCACACTACTTCAAATAATGCTCCGATAAAAATGTAAATCCAGCTGCGGTTCATCTGTAATCCTCCTCTAGTTGTTTCTGATTCCGCGCCAGTAGACGAGCCATGAGGCATCAAGTCTGAGGGCAGCACTTTCCATATTGCCGTACAGCAGCTCAACAAACATTCCGTCCAGTACCGCTATGAAAGCGGCTGAAGCTGTTACCGCAGTGACTTCCGGATGAACAGTTCCGGCATGCGCGGCAGAAGTAAAATGCTGTTCGAGCAGCTTACCTATTGTGTCGAGATGCCGGTTGCTGAACTCCACAACCTCTTCGCGGAGATGGGATGGCGGAAAAAAAGCCATGCGCAGAAAGAACCGGGTGTCGTCCTCCTGCTCGTAACGCTTGCTGTAGCTGTGCAAAAATCCGTACAGCATATCTTTTAGCGGAGCTGTGCTGCTTCTCTGCAAATAGCTTTCGGTAAACTGCAATTCCCGCTCGGCTGCATCGCGGAACACGGTCAGGAATAACTCATCCTTGCCTTTGAAGTGGTTGTAAATCGACTGCTTCTTGATT contains these protein-coding regions:
- a CDS encoding TetR/AcrR family transcriptional regulator, with protein sequence MTSNKIREIALAHFAKNGYEGASLADISAEVGIKKQSIYNHFKGKDELFLTVFRDAAERELQFTESYLQRSSTAPLKDMLYGFLHSYSKRYEQEDDTRFFLRMAFFPPSHLREEVVEFSNRHLDTIGKLLEQHFTSAAHAGTVHPEVTAVTASAAFIAVLDGMFVELLYGNMESAALRLDASWLVYWRGIRNN